A region of Candidatus Terasakiella magnetica DNA encodes the following proteins:
- a CDS encoding DUF6626 family protein, producing the protein MNYLNYTFTILKECGLVSGWNDYSKRYLKKCESYARSYRARGKDLPLPTMIVLTASVDKTANNLLASNVGRVAGEELKQLAMDLSIAVYDKALSSS; encoded by the coding sequence ATGAACTATCTGAACTATACATTCACCATATTAAAGGAATGCGGGTTGGTCTCTGGCTGGAATGATTACTCAAAAAGGTATCTTAAAAAATGTGAAAGTTATGCTCGGTCATATCGTGCGCGTGGAAAAGATTTACCATTGCCGACAATGATTGTTCTGACTGCATCGGTGGATAAAACTGCGAATAATCTACTGGCTTCAAATGTTGGTAGGGTCGCTGGTGAAGAACTCAAACAACTGGCTATGGATTTATCCATTGCTGTTTATGACAAAGCTTTATCGTC
- the arsB gene encoding ACR3 family arsenite efflux transporter yields MGLFERYLTIWVGLCILAGVLLGNLFPPVFSAIAALEFAHVNLVVAVLIWVMIYPMMVQIDFSSIKDIGRKPKGLVLTVIINWLIKPFTMAGLGWLFFKVLFADWVDPQSAEQYIAGMILLGVAPCTAMVFVWSQLTKGDPNYTLVQVSVNDIIMVFAFAPIAAFLLGVTDIHVPWETLLLSVILYVVFPLLMGVVTRKKLERRDDEDRLTNFVQKIKPWSVVGLLSTVILLFGFQAETIIAQPQTIFLIAIPLTLQTYGIFIIAYLGAKALKLSHNIAAPAALIGTSNFFELAVAVAISLFGLHSGAALATVVGVLVEVPVMLSLVFIANKTKHWFE; encoded by the coding sequence ATGGGGCTATTTGAACGATACTTAACCATATGGGTTGGCCTGTGTATTTTGGCAGGTGTGTTGTTGGGAAATCTATTTCCGCCCGTATTTTCAGCTATTGCAGCCCTTGAATTTGCTCATGTAAATCTTGTTGTGGCGGTCCTCATCTGGGTGATGATTTATCCTATGATGGTGCAAATTGATTTTTCGTCGATCAAAGACATTGGACGAAAACCCAAAGGTCTGGTTCTCACGGTCATCATCAATTGGTTGATTAAACCCTTCACTATGGCTGGTTTGGGGTGGTTGTTCTTCAAGGTTCTTTTTGCAGATTGGGTCGATCCACAATCGGCTGAACAATATATCGCAGGCATGATTTTATTAGGGGTTGCTCCATGCACTGCCATGGTTTTTGTATGGAGCCAACTGACCAAAGGTGATCCGAACTACACTTTGGTGCAAGTCTCGGTAAATGACATTATCATGGTCTTTGCCTTTGCCCCCATTGCAGCATTCTTACTTGGTGTAACTGATATTCACGTCCCATGGGAAACATTGCTACTGTCGGTCATTCTTTATGTCGTATTTCCATTGTTGATGGGGGTCGTTACCCGCAAGAAATTAGAGCGCAGAGATGATGAAGATCGTCTGACAAATTTTGTTCAAAAAATTAAACCGTGGTCAGTCGTAGGGTTGCTCTCAACGGTGATTCTTCTGTTTGGCTTTCAAGCAGAAACCATCATTGCCCAACCTCAGACAATTTTTCTAATAGCAATACCATTAACACTGCAAACCTATGGAATCTTTATCATTGCATATCTTGGGGCAAAGGCATTGAAGCTGTCCCATAATATTGCTGCTCCTGCTGCGTTGATCGGAACATCAAATTTCTTTGAGCTTGCCGTTGCTGTAGCAATTTCTCTGTTTGGCTTACATTCGGGTGCGGCATTGGCAACCGTGGTGGGCGTGCTGGTAGAAGTCCCAGTTATGTTATCTTTGGTATTCATCGCCAATAAGACGAAACATTGGTTTGAATAG
- a CDS encoding tyrosine-type recombinase/integrase, translating into MSKQAKVLSEQEVKQVLAMIATNRHAERNRAIFMLSYLAGLRAIEIASLRVSDIAVDDKVQDRIVLNKTQTKGNDARVIFVSDKLRKELKSYLESITVRVDSQPLFFGQKGSFSRHSICMLLGRIYEQAGIKGASSHSGRRTFATTLADKGIGIRVIQRLMGHSHISTTAQYVDVRDSQLEQAVQLI; encoded by the coding sequence ATGAGCAAGCAAGCTAAAGTATTAAGCGAACAAGAAGTGAAGCAAGTGTTGGCGATGATTGCCACGAACCGCCACGCCGAACGCAACCGTGCAATATTTATGTTGAGTTATTTAGCAGGCTTAAGAGCGATTGAGATTGCGTCATTACGTGTATCAGACATTGCCGTAGATGATAAAGTTCAAGACCGCATTGTCCTTAACAAGACACAGACCAAGGGTAATGACGCGCGGGTCATTTTTGTATCAGACAAGTTGCGCAAGGAACTTAAATCATATTTGGAATCAATAACCGTTCGCGTTGATAGCCAGCCGTTATTTTTTGGTCAGAAGGGTTCATTCAGCCGCCATAGCATTTGTATGCTATTGGGTCGCATCTATGAGCAAGCAGGTATCAAGGGTGCCAGTAGCCATTCAGGTCGTCGCACATTCGCCACGACCTTAGCCGATAAAGGTATTGGTATTCGTGTAATCCAACGATTGATGGGTCATAGCCATATCAGTACGACCGCCCAATATGTTGATGTTCGTGATTCACAGTTGGAACAAGCCGTGCAGTTGATTTAG